One Saccharomyces kudriavzevii IFO 1802 strain IFO1802 genome assembly, chromosome: 7 DNA segment encodes these proteins:
- the MRPL25 gene encoding mitochondrial 54S ribosomal protein mL59 (similar to Saccharomyces cerevisiae MRPL25 (YGR076C); ancestral locus Anc_3.137), giving the protein MSYKQYFDKLPSKLKSFFQRYPPSIKYSSVSTSTKAIDANPFLPNKHPVTERFHDPKYSLRRMSDVYKLAVRYGVQEFLPPIENTKKVFFEEKYDKKTFMKGVLMPKGHKHELKSNEKLKKREEALKNIDDLIASKKGSKYAKKLDKMKKTQSIGWF; this is encoded by the coding sequence ATGTCATACAAGCAATATTTTGATAAGTTACCTTCGAAATTAAAGTcatttttccaaagataTCCGCCTTCAATCAAGTATTCTTCAGTGTCAACATCAACCAAGGCCATCGATGCCAACCCCTTCTTGCCGAATAAGCACCCGGTAACGGAGCGGTTCCATGACCCAAAATATTCACTAAGAAGGATGAGTGACGTATATAAGTTGGCAGTGCGCTATGGAGTACAAGAGTTTTTACCACCTATCGAAAATACGaagaaagttttcttcGAAGAGAAATACGATAAGAAGACTTTCATGAAGGGTGTCCTAATGCCTAAAGGTCATAAACATGAATTGAAATCAAACGAGAAGTTAAAAAAGCGCGAAGAGGCTTTGAAGAACATAGACGATTTGATTGCTTCCAAGAAGGGTTCGAAGTATGCCAAGAAATTagataaaatgaaaaaaacccAAAGTATAGGCTGGTTCTGA
- the SMD1 gene encoding mRNA splicing protein SMD1 (similar to Saccharomyces cerevisiae SMD1 (YGR074W); ancestral locus Anc_3.139) produces MKLVNFLKKLRNEQVTIELKNGTTVWGTLQSVSPQMNAILTDVKLTLPLPRLNKLNGNGLAMSSLYLTGGQQAATGDNIASLQYINIRGNTIRQIILPDSLNLDSLLVDQKQLSSLRRSGQIANDSNKKRRRDFDAPANKRPRRGL; encoded by the coding sequence ATGAAGTTGGtcaactttttgaaaaaattgcgCAATGAGCAAGTTACCATAGAACTAAAAAACGGTACCACAGTTTGGGGCACGCTGCAGTCGGTATCACCACAAATGAATGCCATTCTAACAGACGTGAAGTTAACATTACCACTGCCTCGGCTAAACAAATTGAACGGTAATGGCCTTGCAATGTCCAGCCTGTATTTGACCGGTGGTCAACAAGCCGCCACGGGTGATAATATAGCAAGCTTGCAATATATCAACATTAGAGGTAATACTATAAGACAGATAATTCTACCGGACTCATTGAACCTGGATTCACTATTAGTTGATCAAAAACAGCTGAGTTCTTTGAGAAGGTCGGGTCAGATTGCCAATGATTCtaacaaaaagagaagacgTGATTTTGATGCTCCAGCAAATAAAAGACCAAGAAGAGGTCTATGA
- the PRP38 gene encoding U4/U6-U5 snRNP complex subunit PRP38 (similar to Saccharomyces cerevisiae PRP38 (YGR075C); ancestral locus Anc_3.138): MATHEFQVESHISSKQLNNQSVSLIIPRLTRDKIHNSMYYKVNLSNESLRGNTMLELLKVIIDALGTLRGQDGHLNMAVLGGVEFKCILMKLVEIRPNLKQLAFLLDVKNVKDFNSKYIIALVLVYARLQYYYLNDQNKNNSYENDLIQLFKVQLYKYSQQFFKLKSFPLQVDCFAHSQNEGLCIVHVDELVDWLVTQDHIWGIPLGKCQWSKIYDSEEESSSSESEDDSDSCEES, from the coding sequence ATGGCAACTCATGAGTTTCAAGTGGAGTCCCACATTTCTTCGAAGCAGCTGAATAATCAATCGGTATCGCTAATTATTCCTCGGTTGACAAGAGACAAAATTCACAATTCAATGTACTATAAAGTCAATTTGAGCAACGAATCGTTGAGAGGTAACACAATGCTGGAGCTCCTTAAAGTTATTATCGACGCACTTGGTACTTTGAGGGGTCAAGATGGCCATTTGAACATGGCTGTTCTCGGTGGTGTAGAATTCAAGTGCATCTTGATGAAATTAGTGGAAATTAGACCTAATTTGAAGCAGTTAGCCTTCTTATTGGATGTGAAAAATGTAAAAGATTTCAATTCGAAATACATTATCGCTTTGGTGCTGGTTTATGCGCGGTTACAGTACTATTATTTAAATGaccaaaacaaaaacaatagttatgaaaatgatttgaTACAATTATTTAAAGTACAATTATACAAATATTCACAgcagtttttcaaactgaAAAGTTTCCCACTACAGGTAGATTGCTTTGCTCACTCTCAGAACGAAGGACTTTGTATAGTAcatgttgatgaattaGTCGATTGGCTGGTCACTCAAGATCACATTTGGGGTATTCCTTTAGGCAAATGCCAATGGAGTAAAATATACgattcagaagaagaaagtagTTCAAGTGAAAGTGAAGATGACAGTGACAGTTGTGAAGAATCATAG